In Aquimarina spinulae, a single window of DNA contains:
- a CDS encoding pyridoxal phosphate-dependent decarboxylase family protein yields the protein MLDTQITLKPDLAVDYLFDAHSKYEYEEYIQKAVQYIKTFLDNDCFYSGESAEMLKSRKEGISVNSQTNLSLDQALREIKDVFLDHAISFHHPHYVAHLNCPVLLPALVGDLIASSVNTAIETWDQSTSATLIEKEMIRWICNEMNFPAESDGVFTSGGTQSNFKALLMARDHYAFTHYGINLKENGWSDEVSKFRIFCSNKAHFSIKKNAALLGMGYDAVIPVETDDKMKMKVDALVQAIEKEKQRGNIPIAIVATAGTTDFGSFDPLQTISKIANEYNIWFHVDGAYGGCYVLTDTHKHMFNGVEYADSMTIDFHKTLFQPVCSSAFLVRDTKYFKYISYYADYLNPIENRDEEHPDLIEKSIQTTRRFDALKLWFTLKVTGAKNLGGFLERVHHLAREIYYIIKDDIYFEVAHKPELSTLVFRFKIPGVSDEKILDTVNLYIKNTLFNAGKASVASTKLNGKTYLKFTLLNPRTTKEDLIEVVKMIKEQGLIYATNN from the coding sequence ATGTTGGATACCCAAATTACCCTTAAACCTGACCTCGCGGTTGACTATCTTTTTGATGCTCATTCTAAATATGAATACGAAGAATATATACAAAAAGCTGTTCAGTATATTAAAACCTTTTTAGATAATGACTGTTTTTATAGTGGAGAATCTGCAGAAATGCTTAAGTCTCGTAAAGAAGGAATTTCAGTAAATTCACAAACTAATTTATCTTTGGATCAGGCATTACGAGAGATTAAAGATGTGTTTCTTGACCATGCCATTTCTTTTCATCATCCTCATTATGTAGCGCATCTTAATTGTCCCGTTTTATTACCAGCATTGGTAGGAGATTTAATAGCTTCATCTGTTAACACAGCGATCGAAACCTGGGATCAAAGTACGTCTGCTACTTTAATAGAAAAAGAGATGATTCGTTGGATTTGTAATGAAATGAATTTCCCCGCAGAATCAGATGGTGTTTTTACCAGCGGGGGTACACAATCCAATTTTAAGGCACTTCTGATGGCTCGAGATCATTATGCATTTACACATTATGGAATCAACTTAAAGGAGAATGGATGGTCTGATGAGGTTAGTAAGTTTCGTATTTTTTGTTCAAATAAAGCACATTTCAGTATCAAAAAAAATGCAGCTTTATTAGGTATGGGATATGATGCTGTAATACCAGTAGAAACAGATGATAAGATGAAAATGAAAGTAGATGCTCTGGTACAGGCTATAGAAAAAGAAAAACAACGAGGCAATATACCAATTGCTATAGTTGCTACAGCTGGGACAACAGATTTTGGAAGCTTTGATCCTTTGCAAACGATCTCTAAAATTGCAAATGAGTATAATATCTGGTTTCATGTAGATGGAGCATACGGAGGATGTTATGTCCTAACCGATACCCATAAACATATGTTTAATGGCGTAGAATATGCCGATTCGATGACAATCGATTTTCATAAAACTTTGTTTCAACCAGTATGCTCTAGTGCCTTTCTGGTTAGAGATACAAAGTATTTTAAATATATTTCTTACTACGCAGATTATCTTAATCCTATAGAAAACAGGGATGAAGAACATCCAGATTTGATTGAGAAATCTATTCAGACTACTCGACGATTTGATGCTTTAAAACTATGGTTTACTTTAAAAGTAACTGGAGCTAAAAATTTGGGAGGATTTCTAGAAAGAGTACACCACCTGGCCAGAGAAATCTATTACATCATTAAGGATGATATCTATTTTGAAGTAGCGCACAAACCAGAATTAAGCACTCTTGTATTTCGGTTTAAGATTCCTGGTGTATCAGATGAAAAAATCTTGGATACTGTGAATCTATATATTAAAAATACGCTTTTTAATGCGGGTAAAGCTTCTGTAGCCAGTACTAAACTAAATGGTAAAACCTACCTAAAATTTACCTTGTTAAACCCGAGAACAACAAAAGAAGATCTGATAGAGGTTGTTAAAATGATCAAAGAACAGGGGCTAATCTATGCCACAAATAATTAA
- a CDS encoding DUF5694 domain-containing protein: protein MNPKNLFSVLVFSVILLFLSCEKTKPLESSKEKIKSPSIALFGTFHFATTSDYSSMDLDDFRSTKRQKEIRLLIEALKTYRPTKIMVEYPYRKEDKLNDDYKEYLNGIYTLSINEIDQLGFRLAKELGHQKLYCIDQKISLPFGPLSKYAEKYEKQKFETFLSSIKENDQEDSKRLKTTTLLEYFAYKNSNEEDLKNKNQYLKGTAQFVSDSTYIGVQFVSKWWERNFHIMANIDMQTQKDDRLLVIIGGAHRAVLKDFYEDREDVRYVEISDYLN from the coding sequence ATGAATCCTAAAAATCTGTTTTCTGTACTAGTATTTTCCGTTATTTTATTATTTCTGTCATGTGAGAAAACTAAACCGCTAGAATCGTCTAAAGAAAAAATAAAATCACCTAGTATTGCTTTATTTGGTACATTCCATTTTGCCACTACTTCAGATTATTCATCAATGGATCTTGATGATTTTAGGTCGACTAAAAGGCAAAAAGAAATTCGTTTGTTAATAGAAGCACTTAAAACATACAGGCCAACAAAAATTATGGTCGAATATCCTTACAGAAAAGAGGATAAACTCAATGATGATTATAAAGAATATCTCAATGGTATATATACGCTAAGTATTAATGAAATTGACCAATTAGGTTTTCGTCTTGCCAAAGAGTTAGGGCACCAAAAGCTTTATTGTATAGATCAAAAAATATCACTTCCTTTTGGACCATTGTCTAAATATGCAGAAAAATACGAAAAGCAAAAGTTTGAAACTTTCCTATCAAGTATCAAAGAAAATGATCAAGAAGACTCTAAGCGTTTAAAAACAACAACATTATTAGAATACTTTGCGTATAAAAACTCAAATGAAGAAGATTTAAAAAATAAGAATCAATACTTAAAAGGAACTGCCCAGTTCGTTTCCGATTCGACTTATATTGGAGTACAGTTTGTTTCAAAATGGTGGGAACGCAATTTTCATATTATGGCTAATATTGATATGCAAACTCAAAAAGATGATAGGCTTTTAGTTATTATAGGAGGAGCGCATCGAGCAGTTTTGAAAGATTTTTATGAGGATAGAGAAGATGTTAGATATGTTGAAATTTCAGACTATTTAAACTAG
- a CDS encoding alkaline phosphatase family protein, translating into MKKNIIFIVVLALHLFAVNGNAQKENSPKVILITLDGLRWQELYTGADSLLITNKTYVNDTTKLKADFWRSKAKERREALMPFFWKKITTIGQLHGNRNSGSKVDLTNNMWFSYPGYNEILTGVADDKNINSNKKINNPNKTVLEITNNLPDYKGKVAAFGSWDVFPYIVNEDRSGVPVNAGFEAVTGNDLSQREVFLNQLQDQIPSPWSTVRLDAFTHHYAVEYMKKNHPDLVYIAYGETDDFAHDGDYEAYLRAAHNTDGMIKELWEFTQQDAYYKDNTVFIISTDHGRGTDPLDTWKSHGTKIKNAGQVWIVTFGKGITVLGEVKNTEQLYSNQIAATVAAIMGNEYPVKNAGKPIKSIVKSKK; encoded by the coding sequence ATGAAAAAAAATATAATCTTTATAGTCGTTCTTGCTTTGCATTTGTTTGCAGTTAATGGCAATGCGCAAAAAGAAAATTCGCCAAAAGTAATCTTGATCACTTTAGATGGATTACGCTGGCAAGAACTTTATACAGGTGCCGATTCTCTATTGATAACAAATAAGACGTATGTAAATGATACTACAAAGTTAAAAGCAGATTTTTGGAGGTCAAAAGCAAAAGAGAGAAGAGAAGCTCTGATGCCATTTTTTTGGAAAAAAATCACTACTATAGGTCAACTACACGGAAATAGAAACTCAGGAAGTAAAGTTGATCTAACGAATAATATGTGGTTTTCATATCCGGGATACAATGAGATCTTAACCGGGGTTGCAGATGATAAGAATATCAATAGTAATAAAAAGATAAATAACCCGAATAAAACGGTATTGGAAATAACAAATAATCTACCAGATTATAAAGGAAAAGTAGCTGCCTTTGGAAGCTGGGATGTATTTCCGTATATCGTAAATGAAGATCGTTCTGGGGTTCCTGTTAATGCAGGTTTTGAAGCTGTAACAGGAAATGATCTTAGTCAAAGGGAAGTATTTTTAAACCAGTTGCAAGACCAGATTCCGAGCCCTTGGAGTACAGTTCGTTTAGATGCTTTTACTCACCACTATGCAGTAGAGTATATGAAGAAAAACCATCCAGACTTGGTGTATATTGCATATGGTGAAACAGATGATTTTGCTCATGATGGAGACTATGAAGCCTACCTAAGAGCTGCTCATAATACAGATGGTATGATCAAAGAATTATGGGAGTTTACACAACAGGATGCGTATTATAAAGATAATACCGTTTTTATTATCTCTACAGATCATGGTCGAGGAACGGATCCTTTGGATACCTGGAAGAGCCATGGAACAAAGATAAAAAATGCAGGACAGGTTTGGATTGTTACTTTCGGAAAAGGAATAACAGTTTTGGGAGAGGTAAAGAATACCGAACAATTATACAGTAATCAAATAGCGGCTACTGTTGCTGCGATTATGGGAAATGAATATCCTGTAAAAAATGCTGGGAAACCAATTAAGAGTATAGTGAAATCAAAAAAATAA
- a CDS encoding SusD/RagB family nutrient-binding outer membrane lipoprotein — protein sequence MKKYIIVILTILVSVLSCTNDFEETNANPNQPEEVSSDLLISTVISTVANRAAQSGWDRGNIVGQLTAKINFTGFDRYEWGSESGLWNEYYGILPEIDLILKTSLQKETRNTSYEGMALILRSYVFSILTDNWGNIPFSEAIDGQNNNFTPKYDNQQEIYTAILLDLKKAEEQLAIGQPILGGDVLYGGDLEKWRKLANSLRLRYLLRISNKVDVSSEMKEIVDSGIFIATNADNAAVPYPATTQIDSWPISTGRIGGFDEHRLSETSETVLKQFNDQRLSKWFQPTDNPDDDPNLFVGLTNGLSEDNASTFNGGASNVSRINQSFFYDSPNSVKAAIIQAAEVHFIIAEAAQRGWITADAKTSYENGVRLSFEYWEVNQDINTYLAQTGVAYDDKLETIITQKWLASFLVGFEAWYDFRRTGLPSAIVPGPDNVNGDRVPVRFLYPDSEQTLNNESYEQAISQMGGNDINIKGWWEN from the coding sequence ATGAAAAAATATATAATAGTAATATTAACAATATTAGTATCAGTACTATCCTGTACTAATGATTTTGAAGAAACGAACGCTAACCCCAACCAACCCGAAGAAGTAAGTTCAGATTTATTAATATCTACAGTTATCTCTACTGTGGCTAATAGAGCAGCGCAATCTGGATGGGATAGAGGTAATATTGTAGGTCAGTTAACTGCAAAGATCAATTTTACAGGTTTTGATCGTTATGAATGGGGGTCAGAATCTGGATTATGGAATGAATACTATGGGATTCTCCCAGAAATTGATCTTATTTTGAAGACTTCACTACAAAAAGAAACCAGAAATACAAGTTATGAAGGGATGGCATTAATCCTTAGATCTTATGTCTTTTCTATTCTAACAGATAATTGGGGAAATATTCCTTTTTCAGAAGCGATAGATGGCCAAAATAATAACTTCACTCCTAAATACGATAATCAACAAGAGATTTATACCGCAATCCTCTTGGATTTAAAAAAAGCAGAAGAACAATTGGCAATAGGACAGCCTATTCTTGGTGGCGATGTTTTGTATGGAGGCGATCTTGAAAAATGGAGAAAGCTGGCAAACTCTTTAAGGCTACGTTATCTATTAAGAATTTCGAACAAAGTAGATGTTTCTTCAGAAATGAAAGAGATAGTAGATAGCGGTATTTTTATAGCTACCAATGCCGATAATGCGGCGGTACCCTATCCAGCAACAACACAAATAGATTCATGGCCTATAAGTACAGGTAGAATCGGAGGATTTGATGAACACCGACTTAGTGAAACCAGTGAGACCGTTTTGAAACAATTTAATGACCAACGCCTGTCAAAGTGGTTTCAGCCGACAGATAATCCAGATGATGATCCTAATCTTTTTGTAGGGTTAACTAATGGATTGAGTGAAGATAATGCATCAACATTTAATGGTGGGGCCAGTAACGTATCCAGAATTAATCAATCATTTTTTTATGATTCTCCAAATAGTGTAAAAGCAGCAATCATACAAGCAGCCGAAGTTCATTTTATCATTGCAGAAGCTGCACAACGAGGGTGGATCACCGCAGATGCTAAAACATCATACGAAAATGGAGTGAGATTATCCTTTGAATATTGGGAGGTTAATCAAGATATCAATACTTATCTTGCACAAACTGGTGTGGCATATGATGATAAGTTAGAAACAATAATCACTCAAAAATGGTTAGCATCATTTTTGGTTGGTTTTGAGGCTTGGTATGATTTCAGAAGAACAGGATTACCCTCGGCAATTGTTCCGGGACCAGACAATGTAAATGGTGATCGTGTACCAGTACGTTTTTTATATCCCGATAGCGAACAAACACTTAATAATGAGAGCTACGAGCAGGCAATTTCCCAAATGGGAGGCAATGATATTAATATAAAAGGCTGGTGGGAAAACTAA
- a CDS encoding SusC/RagA family TonB-linked outer membrane protein has product MKSSLTLFSVLFYFFSTVVSGQESSIKGIITDGQTPLPGANVMLQETQKGVVTDFDGNFEIVGIQEGQYSIAISYLGFEDKVISITIHPGEIKNLGSIELIASAEALDEVVVTALGIEKEKKRLGYSVQEVQGDQLTTARETNVTNSLAGRAAGVQITGGGSGVGSTSLITIRGEGSLIPGNNSPLFVVDGIPISNRTISNRAEGNLETDYGNGAQDINPDDVKSVSILKGPNATALYGSRGLNGVVLITTKSAERTKGLGISFTQNVTFENALRIPKYQNQYGQGAGGEFAFLDGFGGGVNDNIDESWGPRLNGQLIPQHDSPTTSGFRAGDFAVRPRNADGTFADEIIPTPWKSNPDNIEDFFRTGSTITTNLALTGGNEFGNLRLSLTNLESEGILPNTDYDRRTYALNGSYNLTKWLKVSSSINYVNSKSNNRPNNSYGTENIMYLWVWFGRQIDMNSLRNYWQPGLEGRQQFNYNYNWHDNPFFTLNENTNGFDKNRIFGNARVDINITPSLSLMLRTGVDYFSELRASRRAYSTQRFAKGQYREDDIFFKEQNTDFLLQYNKALNEDFTMGLSLGGNTREEENRYKRISANSLSVPGIYNFENSAEPLSKTQFNDKRKINSLYAFANFSYKNFLFLDITGRNDWSSTLPKDNNSYFYPSVGLSAIVSDMVELPEMFSFVKLRGGWAVVGNDTDPYALRNTFSFNEPFGNFQRVSASDILRNENLKPEEASSTEIGADIRFFNNRLGFDVTYYKSIVKNQILTLPVSNTSGFGSRIINAGEIENTGFEVVLNAKPIKSEGGFTWETNVNFTSARGEVKSLIDDLDTYEISSNYVNVLAQVGGRMGDIYGTGLVTVDDPNSQFFGQVVHNEDGFSVRDPNLKKLGNYNPDFTVGWQNTFTYKGFNFGFLFDWRQGGEIMSRTTLIGGTSGMMDFTAVGRETGIISEGVIQNADGSYRPNDVVLSGRDYYWWRYNRGNEEIGIFDASFLKLREVRLGYNFPQKILKKTIIKSLSLSLVGRNLALWTENPHFDPETISFNGGTIVPGVEDMALPSSRSYGINLNVTF; this is encoded by the coding sequence ATGAAAAGTTCATTAACACTTTTTTCAGTATTATTTTACTTTTTTTCTACGGTAGTCAGCGGTCAGGAATCTAGTATTAAGGGAATAATTACAGACGGTCAAACCCCGCTTCCCGGAGCAAATGTTATGCTTCAGGAAACTCAAAAAGGGGTAGTAACAGATTTTGATGGTAATTTTGAAATCGTTGGAATTCAGGAAGGGCAATACAGTATTGCTATTTCTTATCTTGGTTTTGAAGATAAGGTGATTTCAATTACAATACATCCAGGGGAAATTAAAAATTTGGGAAGTATTGAACTCATTGCTTCTGCAGAAGCTCTGGACGAAGTTGTAGTCACAGCTTTGGGTATAGAGAAAGAAAAAAAACGATTAGGGTACTCGGTGCAAGAAGTGCAGGGAGATCAACTTACAACGGCCAGAGAAACGAATGTTACGAACTCATTAGCTGGTCGTGCAGCAGGAGTTCAAATAACAGGAGGAGGATCGGGTGTAGGATCAACTTCGCTAATTACAATACGTGGAGAAGGTTCTCTTATTCCGGGAAATAATTCTCCTTTGTTTGTAGTAGATGGTATTCCGATAAGTAACCGTACAATTAGCAATCGAGCCGAAGGAAATCTCGAAACAGATTATGGTAATGGAGCACAGGATATTAATCCAGATGATGTTAAATCTGTCTCTATCCTTAAAGGGCCTAATGCAACAGCTCTTTACGGATCTCGTGGATTAAACGGAGTCGTTTTAATAACTACGAAATCTGCCGAAAGAACAAAAGGATTAGGGATTAGTTTTACTCAAAATGTAACTTTCGAAAATGCATTACGAATACCAAAGTATCAAAACCAATACGGTCAGGGAGCAGGAGGAGAATTTGCATTTCTTGATGGATTTGGAGGCGGTGTTAATGATAATATTGATGAGAGCTGGGGACCGCGTTTAAATGGTCAATTAATTCCTCAACATGATAGCCCAACAACTAGTGGTTTTAGAGCAGGAGATTTTGCAGTAAGACCAAGGAATGCCGATGGTACTTTTGCAGATGAAATTATTCCTACACCATGGAAATCTAATCCCGATAATATTGAAGATTTTTTCAGAACAGGATCAACAATAACAACAAACCTGGCTTTAACAGGTGGTAATGAATTTGGAAATTTAAGACTTTCTTTAACCAATTTGGAAAGTGAAGGCATTCTTCCAAATACAGATTATGACAGAAGAACATATGCATTAAATGGCTCTTATAATCTAACAAAATGGTTAAAGGTTTCTTCATCGATTAACTATGTTAATAGTAAAAGTAATAATAGACCAAATAACTCTTATGGTACAGAGAATATCATGTATTTATGGGTTTGGTTTGGGCGTCAGATAGATATGAATTCTCTTCGAAACTATTGGCAACCCGGCCTCGAAGGGAGACAGCAATTTAATTATAACTATAACTGGCACGATAATCCATTTTTTACATTGAATGAAAATACTAATGGGTTTGATAAAAATCGAATTTTTGGTAATGCCAGAGTAGATATAAATATCACACCTAGTTTATCTCTTATGTTAAGAACAGGTGTTGATTATTTTAGTGAACTACGCGCCAGTAGACGTGCCTATAGTACTCAACGATTTGCAAAAGGACAGTATCGTGAAGATGATATTTTCTTCAAAGAGCAAAACACCGATTTTCTCCTACAATACAATAAAGCCCTAAATGAAGATTTTACAATGGGATTATCATTGGGAGGTAATACCAGAGAAGAAGAAAACCGATATAAACGAATTAGTGCAAACTCGCTATCAGTTCCCGGAATTTATAATTTTGAAAATTCGGCAGAACCATTGTCAAAAACACAATTTAACGATAAGCGTAAAATCAATTCATTATATGCATTTGCAAACTTTTCGTATAAAAACTTCCTTTTTCTGGATATCACAGGTAGAAATGATTGGTCCAGTACATTACCAAAAGACAATAATTCATATTTCTATCCATCGGTAGGTCTTAGTGCTATCGTGTCTGATATGGTAGAGTTGCCAGAGATGTTTTCTTTTGTAAAACTTCGTGGTGGTTGGGCTGTCGTTGGTAACGATACCGATCCCTATGCCCTTAGAAATACATTCTCATTTAATGAGCCTTTTGGTAATTTTCAACGGGTAAGTGCATCAGATATATTGCGCAACGAAAATTTGAAACCAGAAGAAGCTTCATCAACCGAAATTGGGGCAGATATCCGATTTTTTAATAATCGTTTGGGATTTGATGTAACCTATTATAAATCTATTGTAAAAAATCAAATTCTGACCTTACCCGTATCGAATACATCAGGATTTGGATCAAGGATTATTAATGCAGGTGAAATCGAAAATACAGGATTCGAGGTTGTATTGAATGCTAAACCTATTAAAAGTGAAGGTGGATTTACATGGGAGACCAATGTTAACTTTACCAGTGCACGTGGTGAAGTAAAATCTTTAATAGATGATTTAGATACTTATGAGATATCCTCTAATTATGTTAATGTATTAGCTCAGGTCGGAGGTAGAATGGGTGATATTTATGGTACAGGTCTGGTAACCGTAGATGATCCTAACAGTCAGTTTTTTGGTCAGGTAGTACATAATGAAGATGGCTTTTCTGTACGAGATCCAAACTTAAAGAAATTAGGAAATTATAATCCCGATTTTACTGTGGGTTGGCAGAATACTTTTACATATAAAGGATTTAATTTCGGGTTCTTGTTTGATTGGAGACAGGGAGGAGAAATTATGTCTAGAACAACCCTTATTGGTGGTACTTCGGGAATGATGGATTTTACTGCTGTAGGAAGAGAAACAGGAATCATCTCAGAAGGGGTTATCCAAAATGCAGATGGAAGCTATAGACCAAATGATGTAGTGCTCTCTGGACGAGATTATTATTGGTGGCGCTATAATCGTGGTAACGAAGAAATAGGAATATTTGATGCCTCTTTCTTAAAACTACGAGAAGTACGTTTGGGATATAATTTTCCTCAAAAAATCCTTAAGAAAACAATTATTAAGAGCCTGTCGTTGTCATTGGTAGGTAGAAATTTAGCATTATGGACAGAAAACCCTCATTTTGATCCAGAGACAATCTCTTTTAATGGAGGAACCATCGTACCAGGAGTTGAAGATATGGCATTACCAAGCTCTAGAAGCTATGGAATTAATCTAAATGTAACTTTCTAA
- a CDS encoding LexA family transcriptional regulator, whose protein sequence is MDLQKIKEIADEKGKLIKDLIEETGIKKGTLFNYMKGKTAITLEAFLKISDVLKVPPLELLAVVQNIKLNNDAAEMIHRMEPTNDTGQVNSNSVNVMMIPLVNQYAYAGYLSGFENEGYVGELPKMPYLADRQYKGNYVFFEVKGDSMDNGSYESYLEGDLILCRDVRQDFWNSKLHINKWDFVIVHKEEGILLKRIIEHDVEKGILTLHSLNDYYDDIEVHLKDVAKIFNVVDVRRHRNRR, encoded by the coding sequence ATGGATTTACAAAAGATTAAGGAAATAGCAGACGAAAAAGGCAAGTTAATCAAGGATTTAATTGAAGAAACAGGGATTAAGAAAGGAACTCTTTTCAATTATATGAAAGGGAAAACAGCTATTACTTTAGAAGCTTTTCTAAAAATATCGGATGTTTTAAAAGTTCCTCCTTTAGAATTATTGGCCGTAGTTCAAAATATTAAACTTAACAATGATGCAGCCGAAATGATTCATCGTATGGAGCCTACTAATGATACCGGGCAGGTTAATTCAAATTCTGTTAATGTTATGATGATTCCTTTGGTAAATCAATATGCATATGCAGGATATTTAAGTGGTTTTGAAAATGAAGGTTATGTAGGAGAATTACCAAAAATGCCATATCTGGCAGATAGACAATATAAAGGTAATTATGTGTTTTTTGAGGTAAAAGGAGATTCGATGGATAATGGTAGTTATGAAAGTTATCTTGAAGGTGATCTTATCCTTTGTAGAGATGTGAGGCAGGATTTTTGGAATAGTAAATTACATATTAATAAATGGGATTTTGTAATCGTGCATAAAGAAGAGGGTATTCTTCTAAAAAGAATTATAGAGCACGATGTTGAAAAAGGAATACTAACCCTTCATTCTTTAAATGATTATTATGATGATATTGAAGTGCATCTAAAAGATGTGGCCAAAATTTTTAATGTTGTCGATGTAAGAAGGCATAGAAATAGACGATGA